GAGAGAATTGCCCATGAGGGTGCAGGGACAAAAATGCGAGCATTGTTGGAAGAGGGAGCACTCTTGTGGTCAGGGAGGCTGCCGTGAGGCAAACCCAGAGGAGAGAAATAGGAGACAGgtcagcagaggaagagggccAAGCTAGATCATGCAGGCCCTCAGGCCACCTTGAGGACTTCTGGTTTTCTCTTGGAGTAAAATCTGAGGATTGTATACAGAGGAGTATATCTCTAAAAACTTCATCTACTACATCTTGAATTCCTCATGTCTTACTGTGAAATTTATTGTTTTGGCTTTCACATATTTTAACAATGCGTATGATACTCTTAAACCTGTTGACTCTGCGCATATGTGGCCATGATTAACGATTCAGGCTCCTGCCGACATAGTGGTATGTGCACTTTAATTCGTTCACGTAGGGTCCTCCACCGGCCCTGGAGGAGATCTCCATGAAGGAAGAGAACCTCTGCCAAGCTTTCTCTGATGCCTTGCTCTGCAAAATTGAGGACATTGATCAAGAGGACTGGGAAAACCCTCAGCTCTGCAGTGACTATGTTAAGGATATCTACCAGTATCTACGGCAGCTTGAGGTGAGCGCGCCTTTTGTGCTTTGACTGTGGAATGTGGAATCTACCTACAGCTGGGAAGGAAAtgaggtctgttttttttttttttttttaagattttatttatttattcatgagagagagagagagacacaggcagagggagaagcaggctccatgcagggagcccgacgcgggacttgatcccgagtctccaggatcttcaccctgggctgaaggcggcaccaaaccgctgagccaccccggctgccctgaggtcagctttttaaacttttaattctgCCAACAGGTTCTGCAGTCCATAAATCCACACTTCTTAGATGGAAGAGAGATAAACGGACGCATGCGTGCCATCCTGGTGGACTGGCTGGTGCAAGTCCACTCCAAGTTTAGGCTGCTGCAGGAGACTCTGTACATGTGCATCGCCCTCATGGACCGATTTTTACAGGTAAGTGTGGCTTCGGGGACATTGTACCAGTGGCTCACTGTAATTGCATTTATGCAACACCAGAGGGTGATAACCTGGAAGAAAAGATCAAAAGCCACTTTGTGAGAAACCGAGGAACTTGAGGTGCTAGAAGAGGAAGGAGCCAGGTGTGTCCAACCTCTGGTGACGCTGACTAGTGCTAGGCATTTCTGCTGGCTCAGCCTTCCATGGAGTGCTGGGGGCGGGAGGTCAACGCTGCATGGCCAGTCTTTCTTCAAAGGAAACATAGCAGCAAGAGGTCTGAAAGTCAACCGGAAGCCTGTGGTGCCTGCGGGCACTGGTTTCTCAGGCCTGCTTACGGGATTTCCCTGTAGCTTATAGTTTGGTACTCCTTGGTGttaagttttctcatctgaaaaatgaggatttTAGCTAGAGAATATTGCAGTTTCCAGGCAACTGTGACATGACTGGGGAAAAGAGAGGACGCAGAATTATTTAAGAAGGATATGTGTGGGGAGTGTACTGAGAACGGAAGCTCTGAAGTGGAAGAATGTCAGAAATTAAGCTGAGAGGTGGAAGTGATCATCAAAATAGTTATCAAATGCAGACACAAAACACtgatcaaaaaaacaaaaaaaacaaaaaaaccccactgatCAGTTAGAAGAAATGCCAGACATTAAGCACACTAGTGTGCTATCCACCAGCCAGTAGCCCTGCAGATAAGGATTTATTAAAGTCAACATTTAGGATACAGTTCAGGTATAAATTCACAGTAATAATTGTGTTTATTATAATAATGACTCTGAGATACTGCAAAATCCTATGAAAGCATAGATTCAGTGGTTTACATTATACATTCCTCATGGGGTAGGAGAGTAGTTAATTTTAAGTAGATTTTCATTAAGAGTTGAAGCAAGGAAAGCAaattccccttaaaaaaaaattaagggaaacaCTTATACCATGAACTGTGATTTTCCCCAACTTTGAATCTTTTTCCAATGTTCTTTAGGCTGAATAATGAATGCACTTTTGGTAAGGATTAAGAAAGTGTTTGAGAGATCCCCTTCCTCATCCCTAGGTATCCATTATTTTATCCTGCTTTGGGGCTTGGCCTCATCTTGAGGCAGACATGTTGAATGCCGGGTGGGGCTTCACCCAGACTCAAGCCGGGATGACGGGGCTGGAGCACAGACCAGGAGATTGGTTCTTAGGCATAATCtatatacccaatgtggggctcaaacccacaaccccgagatcaagtcacacactccaccgactgagccagccaagtgcccctgatGGTACTTGGTATTAACGTGTAGGTTACCTGTGCTTGTAAGAGGGATGCAAGCAGAGACGATGTGTGCTTCTCTGGGATGTGGTCCCCTCTCACTTTCCAGAGCCCCAGAGGCCCAGTCCTCTCGTTAGATAGGACTTTTGACACGTTCATCTTCAATTAGGTTCAGCTGGTTTCTCGTAAGAAGCTTCAGCTGGTTGGGATTACAGCTCTGCTCTTGGCTTCCAAGTATGAGGAGATGTTTTCTCCAAATATTGAAGACTTCGTTTACATCACAGACAATGCTTATACCAGTTCCCAGATCCGAGAAATGGAAACACTGATTTTGAAAGAACTGAAATTTGAGCTGGGTCGACCTTTGCCACTGCATTTCTTAAGACGGGCATCAAAAGCTGGGGAGGTAAGTGCCTCCAGTCCATACCAGACTTTATTTTGCTGCTTGTTGTCTTATCCTAGAAACATTGATCCAATTAAAAGACAACTTAGGCATTTATAGGAAACATCTTTTCAATAAGTTCTAATGCATATCTCTCAGTTCTTAAGAGAAAAGACCTCATGCTCTGTGTTAGTAACACACTGTGGAATTAGGGCAGTTGCTGAGCAGGACTGGAGAGTTGAGTGGATTTGAACTCCTAGGCCTTCACCTAGGATTTTGCAAGAGGGTGATAGTAACCATGCTTCTCATTGTCCTTGGCTGTTCTTTTGTAGGTTGATGTGGAACAGCATACTTTAGCCAAATATTTCATGGAGCTGACTCTCATCGACTATGACATGGTGCATTATCACCCTTCAAAGGTGGCAGCGGCTGCTTCCTGCCTGTCCCAAAAGATTCTGGGCCAAGGAAAATGGGTAAGTGTTGGGTTAAGAAATTAGGTTATATTTCCCGCCCTCTTGATATGAAAGGCCTTAGCATTTTCACAACACTATCCTTGAAGCAGTTGTTAAAACCCAGAGGCCTAAAAGAAGGCTGCTTGGAATGCTTCAGATGGAGACTGAGTAATCACGTCATGGCACCAAGTGTGCTTAGAGTTGTGAAGACTGAGGAAGGCCACCAATGACTTGTGTGCTAACATTTCTGGGATCTTTGGTTAAGTGAAACAAACAAGTTGTCAAGCATATATGACAAAGCAAGGCCAAGGCCTGACTGATTTCGCCAGTAAAGATAAAAGGAGCCACTTTTAGATTCATATAAGTAGCCAAAGCTGCCAGCAATCTGGGTCCTTATCTCACACACCAAAAAAGGGACCAGATGACTGCAGTGTGAGTCCTGGGATACCCTTCTGTGGTCGAGCAAATTCTAGACTGCCACTAAGCAGTCTTATAGTCTGTAGATGTACCCCAAGAGCGACAGGATGGAAGCCTCATCAGAAGCCAGGTGTTAAGAAACAGTTTTGTAATAGCCTCTTGGCGGGGAGATCCGGAAGGGAATGGGAGCAGCTCCTCCCACGCCTCCATCCTCTGCTGTTCCAGGAGGATCACAAAACATTTTGCCGAGACAATATAAGCTGTGGTTCAGGCCTTTGCCTGGGTGGCCCTATGTGGATACACGCAAGATTGCCAGGGCACCATAGCAGAGCTGTTCCTCTACACAAGTGTATACGTTTGACATTTTATATAAGATAGAAGGGGAataagagagagagtgtatgtgtgcttatgtattttctaatttttcaaaaactaCATGTAGaccagaaactaatgaaaatcatACCTGTGGGATTGAGAGGGAACAGTGTAGTAAGCTGATGATGAGAACAGGACTTCTGGTTGTAACTTTTTAGTAATTGTGTACAATATAATGTAACTTTTTTGGCTTTTGAACAATATGAGTGTTGATGCAAAACTCTAAATGGAATTAAGCAGAAACAACAATGTCACTATATATCAAATTGGTAACAGAACACAGGGAAGAATTAattcaaataacttttaaaggCAATATTCTAACTGTGCATCCTTAGTGGTATGTGGTTAGGcaaatcaaagaactaaaaaatgtAACATGTTTAAAGTTTACTTAGGAGATATATTGTTAATAATAATCTGTTATTATAATTGTGAAACTTTTTATGAATATTACAGAATAAAGCAAACATTCAGGTTACCAAAGACTAAAATTTTCACCataagaagagagataatatattattaacaattgaaaacaaaaggaaaacccTGTAACATTAAATCTGTTTTGGAAATATGAGTAAACTAGTAATGACAGGAACCGGAAACAATGATAGCCACGTAGCAATGCACATATGTAGTGCCCACATCTTGGATACTAAATGCCATAACCCACTAGGAACTAGGCATCCCTGGAGAAACACTAATATCAGGCCTGTGGCAGAGGAAGCACAAGGTGAGCCTAGgtcaatttttttgtgtgtgtgggttttgttttgttttcttgttttttgccTAGATCAATTTGTAATAGATACCAAGCAAATTCTCAAAGATCAATGGGGCACATTAAAAggacattagggaaaaaaaaaaaaaaggacattaggaaCTGGCTTGAAAGAGCTCTTACTAAAtctgaggttttttctttttaaatttaattttgtcttttaagattttatttattcatgaaagattcacagagagagggagagacataagtAGACgaagaatcagactccccacagggagcctggtgtgggactcaatcctgggaccccgcgatcacaacctgagctgaaggcagatgctcaaccagtgagtcaCGCAGGTGCTCCTAAATctgaactttaaaaagaataggGACAGTAATAGATTGTAACGCATTTTTATAAATCCATGTGTTTATAAtgttacaaaagaaagaatggaagagggggccttttttttttttcttaaatcagtaGAATAACAGCTGATTAAGACAGAAAGAATGGTAGAGTTAGAAATCAaattgtaggggtgcctgggtggctcagtcgattaaggtctagtcttgatctcagggtcctgggattgagccccatatccgGGTCTCTGCTCcatggggcgtctgcttctccttttcccctacttgctctcccctccctttttttttaaacattttatttattcatgagagacaccccccccacacacacacacacacagagagagtcagagacacatccatgggagggagaagcaggctccatgcagggagcctgacgtgggactcgatcctgggtctccaggatcacaccctgggctgaaggcggcactaaatcgctgagccacctgggctgccctccctttcaaataaataaataaaataaaataaaaaatcgaATTATAACTCCTAATGCAATAACCAATTCAAGCAAGAATCAACTGATGCTTAAGGTGAAATAGTTTTGGAGAACAAGATTCACATGGTCTCAAAATATCCCCCCCACAGATCTATAGTAATTCTGAAGAAAAACCATGCCTCTGTGATAGAGCGGTCTGGCACTTACCACCTTAACCTGGTAATCAAGCTTGGCATCACCGGTGGTAGGACCTCTTGACTTGACTGGTCTTCTGGTGCAGTAGGATGTATAGATGATCGCCTATATGAAATTCATACCCAAAATGTTTGACATGAATCCAATTGTCAGGAAACACTGAGATTTAAAATGtgggacactttttttttaagattgtttgattgattgattagagagagagagataaagagtgagcatgaggaggggagaggggcaaagggaaagggagaagcagactacccccctaagaagggagcctgacgtggggcttgattctaggaccctgagatcacaactcaagccaaaggcagccgctcaattgactgagccacccaggtaccccaaaatgtGGGACATTCTAAAAGTAACTGGCCTGGATCCTTCAAACAAGTTGTCATGTCAAGCCAAGAAAATaggagtcatttttttaaattaaaaaaaaaaaattcagatacacTTCATGTACCTTGGTTGGCCTGGATTCAGAAAGGAAAATCTGTAGAAGATATTTTTGGAACTATGGGAGAAATTTGAGTATGGACTATGTACTAGATGATAGTGTGGAAATGTTGATGTTTTTTCTGTGATAATGATTTGTGGCTAGataggaaaatactttttttttttttttgaagattttatttatttattcatgacaaacgcacagagagagagaggcagagacacaggcagagggagaagcaggccccatacagggagcccgatgtgggactctatcccaggactccaggatcacgccctgggctgaaggcaggcgctaaaccgctgagccacccagggatccccggaaaatACCTCTTAGGGATGTTTCTGAAACATTTAGAAGTGATGTGTCATGGTGTCTGCAACTCCTGTTCAAATGGTTCAAAAATTGTAcgtgaatacatacatacacaatatTTGCTGAACCATTTGCAATTTAGTTGCAGACACCATGATAAAGTggcaaaatgttaaatataaatgaatctaCACAAAGGATAAACAGACGTTCATTataatatttcagtttttctgtgcatttgaaattttttgaaattaaaaacaaagctgcTAGTACATGAATGATACATGGTCCTGATATGATAACAGTGACTCATTTTAGCTCAATTACTTTACTCTTAGACCTGCCTTCCTTGGGCTCTAAAACTATTAACTATAGGTCTCCCTGTTTTCTGGGAATTGATTTCAAAAGACCAGAAGTTGTGTTATTTGAGAATTActcctactactactactactacttcttctttttaagattttatttattagagagagtgagtgagagagaggagtagagggaaaagcagaagcagactcttcactaagcagggaacccaacgtggagctggatccctggaccctggggtcatgatctgagccaaaggcagaggcttaactgaatGAACCATTCAGGCGCCCCTATTcttgcttcattctttttctttaaactatttaagattaagattaaattgtgatttattttcccAATTACATTGTGCATATGACACAGATGTACTTTAGCCTTTAGAATTTTATCACAGAACTGAAATAAAGTCAGGCTACAGACACTTACACACTTTACACATAGGTGATAGGTCTTATTATCAAACAGGAACTATCCTGTTGCTTGATTTTTGTTCTCTGGGAGCCTAGGTCACAAGGCTGGGGGTAGAGGCTTCTCTGTTCTCCAGTGCTTACGTACACAGGGCCAAACAAGAATTCCAGGTAATCTTAGTTCTTCTGAATTTCATAGATTCGACTGCCACTTGTGGCCCATATTTCTTAGTTCTGAACCTGTTTCCCTGACAGTATGGATATCTGGACTCTTGAGCTCCCCACCAGCCACTGCCCAGTAGGGCTTTGATGAGGGGTGGGTAACACGTGAGAACTGCTAGTCCCAGGTTCTGCCATTCCTGTGAAGCAGGCATTcctttgttgggttttgtttttactctgtCCTACTTTCCATCCCTTTTCAGTGTGGTGATAGAGGTTAGCATGCAAGTTTTGTTACTTGGAGGAGCCTACATACCTGtgcaacctttaaaaaatgatataggaCCTTTGACACTTGATTTAGCTGAAGCTGTACATCGTCTTCCTTTAGTCTCGCTCAGAGCCAAAGTCATCTGGCATTTACTGGCTGCTTTGCTGGCAGCATGATAGTGTTTAGGGCTGTTACTGAATTTTCAAAAGGTAAGAATATAGTTTTACAGCTTTTATGTAAGTGATAAGTGATGTCAGCATGTATAAGCCGTGCTTTTCTAAAGAAGTGAAGCCTTTATCTTGCCCCTACTCTTTGCGTTGTGTTCCAGAACTTAAAGCAGCAGTATTATACTGGATACACAGAGAATGAACTATTGGAAGTCATGCAGCACATGGCCAAAAATGTAGTGAAAGTCAATGAAAACTTAACGAAATTCATCGTAAGTACTCCTTCCTAAACTGTGGAAAGCATTAGATTATGGGTTTTGTGAATGagggtatgtgtatgtatgtgtttgtgttttcatgTAATACTGGCATATGTGAGAATCTGTTTTAGCACAAACTCTTTTTCAGTACAGCAGGGGATGGAGCATACTGATATACCCCAAAAGCAGACTTTCTTTAAAACACGGTAGCTAGGCTGTGTCCAGGCCCAGTGTAGGCAGCCAGCCAGGCATTCAGTGCGTTTAGCCATGCTcatccttgcatcctggggacAGCACTCAGGAGTCAGGGGAGGTGCTCACCATGACATCTGGAACACCCCGAAGGGCCCTGTGGAAGGCTGGGGTATTCAGGACCCCTGTTCGGGACCTTTTGGGACAATGACCAGAAGGCACCTGAATTGCAAGCatgatgaaggaggaggaggggcaagaaaCCTATTCAGAGAGCTTCCCGGGATATCTGTGGAGTCAGACAGATTGGGTGCTGTCCTGTGCTTGTGTGACAGAAAATCACTAGGGATCTGGTGACAAAGAGCCAGCATCTGTGCCAAGTGTCCTCACAACCTGATTCACTTCCTTGCGTGAGCTTTCTGCATAGCTCAGCACACCGTGGAAGTGGAACGTGTTTTCAGGCCTGAGGGTGTTGTCTGGGATCTGCTGAGCACTGGTTGCCACTTGCTTTTATTGCCAGTTACTGCTCCCATCCTGGCAGACCTGTTATGTCCTGATGGTACTTAGGTATGACAAACAcggctcccacctcccacccctctggCCACATAGGAGAGAAAGCCTCCTCCTTGGACCTTGACATCGTTTATGCCTCCACCACCTGTGCTACCAGCTGGGCTCTATCTGTTGCTGGGCACAGAAGGAAATTGTCAGGTGCCAGACATTATGACCTCAGACTATTTGCTGGCTTCAGTGATGCGGCATCTTCAATTGGAGATTGTGGGTCTGGCCCTTATGTACTTGGGAGTTAGACTAGGAATGAGGTATAAGGTGGGGGTCCTGATGTGTGA
This region of Canis lupus baileyi chromosome 32, mCanLup2.hap1, whole genome shotgun sequence genomic DNA includes:
- the CCNB2 gene encoding G2/mitotic-specific cyclin-B2 isoform X1 — translated: MALLRRPTVSTDLENVDTGVNSKAKSHVTIRRAVLEEIGNRVTTRATQVAKKAQNTKIPVQLTKTNVNKQLKPTASVKPVQMEMLAPKGPPPALEEISMKEENLCQAFSDALLCKIEDIDQEDWENPQLCSDYVKDIYQYLRQLEVLQSINPHFLDGREINGRMRAILVDWLVQVHSKFRLLQETLYMCIALMDRFLQVQLVSRKKLQLVGITALLLASKYEEMFSPNIEDFVYITDNAYTSSQIREMETLILKELKFELGRPLPLHFLRRASKAGEVDVEQHTLAKYFMELTLIDYDMVHYHPSKVAAAASCLSQKILGQGKWNLKQQYYTGYTENELLEVMQHMAKNVVKVNENLTKFIAIKNKYASSKLLKISTIPQLNSKAIQELASPLMGRS
- the CCNB2 gene encoding G2/mitotic-specific cyclin-B2 isoform X2, coding for MALLRRPTVSTDLENVDTGVNSKAKSHVTIRRAVLEEIGNRVTTRATQVAKKAQNTKIPVQLTKTNVNKQLKPTASVKPVQMEMLAPKVLQSINPHFLDGREINGRMRAILVDWLVQVHSKFRLLQETLYMCIALMDRFLQVQLVSRKKLQLVGITALLLASKYEEMFSPNIEDFVYITDNAYTSSQIREMETLILKELKFELGRPLPLHFLRRASKAGEVDVEQHTLAKYFMELTLIDYDMVHYHPSKVAAAASCLSQKILGQGKWNLKQQYYTGYTENELLEVMQHMAKNVVKVNENLTKFIAIKNKYASSKLLKISTIPQLNSKAIQELASPLMGRS